In Flavobacterium piscisymbiosum, the sequence CTCAAGATCAAACTAACATAAGTACAGCAGGATCATATAAACCCAATTTAGGAGGTTATCAAGATGCTTTTTTGATAAAATTTAATAGTTCAGGTATTAGATTGTGGGGAACTTATTTTGGGGGCGAATATGAAGATTCGGGATTTGCTTTAGATGTCGATAACAACAACAACATTTATATTATTGGCCTTACTAATAGTACAACTGGTATTGCTATAAATAGTAAATTTCAAACACATATAAATGTAGACCCGGCTTTCTCTAATACAATTGACGGATTTCTAGCAAAATTTGGATCTTCAGGAAATTTAATTTGGAGTTCTTATGTAGGAGGTGAAAATCGTGATATATTTAATGATATAGTAGTAAAAAATAATTACTTGATTATAGGAGGCTATACATACAGTTTTAACAATATTTCTACACCGGGAGTTTTTCAAGAATTACACAACCCAATTACTCATTCAGATGGAGTTTTGTACAAATTTTCTCTGAACGGCGAAAGAATATGGTCAACATATTACGGAGGAGAACAAATTGACGAAATAAATGCGGTGGAAGTTGATGACGAAGATAATATTTATATTGGAGGAGAAACAGCAAGCAATAATAATATAACAACTGCGGGAAGTTTTGAAAGCAACAATACTTTTTCATACAAAGGTTTTTTCGCAAAATTAAATTCCAATGGTCAAAGAATCTGGGGAAGTTACTTAGGTCAAAATCACATTTACTCAATAGTTTTCAGAAACAATTCAATATATTTTGGCGCCACAAACTCTGGATTTTCTAACCCAAAATTAACAAATGCTTGTTCATACAGATCAAACAAACATTTTGAAAGATATATTGCTAAATTTTCTAAAGAAGCAGATTTTATATGGGGAACTGACATTGGAGGAGATGCTATGCAGAGTCCAACAAAAATAGCACTAGACAGAAGTAACAACATATTTGCCAGCGGAATTTCACGTGAAAATAACGGTATTGCTGATGCGAGTTCCTATCAATCGAACATTCTCGGGTTTCATAATTATTTTTTAATGAAATTTGAGGAATCAGTTATACTTGGTATTCCAAAAGCAGAAAGCAACTCCCCTGTTTGCATTGGTAAAACTTTAGAGCTTAAAGCATCTGGAGGAACAAATTATTCATGGACAGGACCAAATGGATTTACATCTACAGATCAAAACCCAACTATTACAAATGCTACAACTCTTAATAGTGGAGAATATAGTTGCTTAATTACCGGAACGGGCGGCTGTGATGACACAAAAAAAATCACTGTCTTTATTGGGGATGTTGAAAAACCAGTTCATGATATTGTAAATCTTCCTACAATAACAGGAGATTGTAATACAATAATAACAACCATTCCAACAGCCACGGATGTCTGCGCAGGAGCTATAACAGGCACAACCACAAACCCGTTATCATACAATTTACCGGGAACTTATACCATTGTTTGGAGTTATAACGACGGAAACGGAAACATTTCGACCCAAAGTCAAACGGTAAATATTACAAGCCAACCTCTTCCTACAGCCAATTCTCCACAAACATTTTGCTTTAACCAAAATGCAACTTTAGATGATATTGTTGTAACTGGACAAAATAAAAAATGGTATGATGCTGCAACAGCCGGAGTCATTTTACCAAATACTACAACAGTCCAAAATGAGGTAACTTACTATGTTTCGCAAACTACAAATGGCTGCGAAAGTGCCAGAATACCTGTAAAAACAAAAATTCAGAATACTTTACCTCCAACCGGAGATGCAAATCAGCCCTTTTGTACAGGACAAAATCCAACAATTGCTAATCTGCAAATCAATGGAGATTTAATAAAATGGTACGATTCAGTCGACAATGGAGTTTTATTACAACAAACAACCAATCTTGTTGACGGAAAAACCTATTATGCGTCGCAAACTATCAACGGCTGCGAAAGTCCAAGAATCGGAATCAAAGTTTCAATTGTAAATACTCCTTCTGCTCCTACTGGAAATGCAAATCAGGAATTTTGTAAAAGCGAAAATGCAACATTAAATGACATTCAAATAACAGGACAAAACACAAAATGGTACGATACTAATTTCTCAGCTGCTGTTTTACCCAATACTACTTTACTAGAAAACAATAAAACGTATTATGTTTCACAAACAATTGGATGCGAAAGTGACAGAACTCCAATTCTAGTTCAGGTTTATGATACTCCTTTACCAATTGGAAACAATAATCAACAATTTTGTATCGATGAAATTGCAACTTTAGAAAATATAACGTTAACCGGAACGGCAATTAAATGGTATGACTCCGCCACAAATGGCAACATTTTATCAGAAACCACTTTATTACAAAATGCTATTTATTACGCTACGCAAACAGTAAACAATTGCGAAAGTAAAAGATTGGCTATTACAGTAAAAATTCAGGATACACAAAATCCAATTGCTGATTCAGCGCAGACATTCTGTGTACAACAAAATGCTTCAATAAAAAGCATCAACATTACAGGGCAAAATATAAAATGGTATCAAAGTACATCTTCCAATAATACTTTGTCTGAAACAACAGTTCTTGAAAACGGAATCACTTATTATGCCTCACAAACCATAAATAACTGCGAAAGCGACAGAATTCCAATTACAAT encodes:
- a CDS encoding T9SS type B sorting domain-containing protein, with amino-acid sequence MKQTLLLFFLLFTSHLFSQSKTQSIGFKENKGQIIDQKGKSNTAVKYLLNSNGLNVQLKKNGFSYDVYEVNKIPVVHSQTAKTLPYQIPEKDKEEKPEYNLEYNFHRIDIDFVNSNSKVELITEQKSADFDNYYNIPNKPEGITGVHQFKQITYKNIYLNIDVVFTIPNDPKKVVEYNFIIHPKGKISDIQLKFSGAETDLVDNKIEMNVRFGKMEETLPASWIEEGNRKKEIAVGYRKIKKDVYGFSSLEAVSGKTIVIDPVPTRLWGTFYGDHTGSGQVLSPSSISTDSFGNAYVAGSTNAQNSSYATTGAHQTTPSSVYLNGIIEKFAPNGNRLWGTYYGGQNYSGITDVKIDFQDNIIVTGTTQDQTNISTAGSYKPNLGGYQDAFLIKFNSSGIRLWGTYFGGEYEDSGFALDVDNNNNIYIIGLTNSTTGIAINSKFQTHINVDPAFSNTIDGFLAKFGSSGNLIWSSYVGGENRDIFNDIVVKNNYLIIGGYTYSFNNISTPGVFQELHNPITHSDGVLYKFSLNGERIWSTYYGGEQIDEINAVEVDDEDNIYIGGETASNNNITTAGSFESNNTFSYKGFFAKLNSNGQRIWGSYLGQNHIYSIVFRNNSIYFGATNSGFSNPKLTNACSYRSNKHFERYIAKFSKEADFIWGTDIGGDAMQSPTKIALDRSNNIFASGISRENNGIADASSYQSNILGFHNYFLMKFEESVILGIPKAESNSPVCIGKTLELKASGGTNYSWTGPNGFTSTDQNPTITNATTLNSGEYSCLITGTGGCDDTKKITVFIGDVEKPVHDIVNLPTITGDCNTIITTIPTATDVCAGAITGTTTNPLSYNLPGTYTIVWSYNDGNGNISTQSQTVNITSQPLPTANSPQTFCFNQNATLDDIVVTGQNKKWYDAATAGVILPNTTTVQNEVTYYVSQTTNGCESARIPVKTKIQNTLPPTGDANQPFCTGQNPTIANLQINGDLIKWYDSVDNGVLLQQTTNLVDGKTYYASQTINGCESPRIGIKVSIVNTPSAPTGNANQEFCKSENATLNDIQITGQNTKWYDTNFSAAVLPNTTLLENNKTYYVSQTIGCESDRTPILVQVYDTPLPIGNNNQQFCIDEIATLENITLTGTAIKWYDSATNGNILSETTLLQNAIYYATQTVNNCESKRLAITVKIQDTQNPIADSAQTFCVQQNASIKSINITGQNIKWYQSTSSNNTLSETTVLENGITYYASQTINNCESDRIPITINILEATQGDCINFVDELPFPKFFTPNNDGYNDIWAIDFAYLKPNTGIKIFDRYGKFIKELSPNTSWDGTYLGTNEPASDYWFTATRLNGKEYRGHFTLKR